From a region of the Methanobacterium sp. genome:
- the aroD gene encoding type I 3-dehydroquinate dehydratase, protein MFKKPMICAPIIEKESESVLKSAKKAISLGADILEFRIDAIENPDIDEITQLIKEINYPLIATNRIPNEGGFFKGSEEDRTSILKEAAKYADIVDIELCTDEDLRSKVIKASKSTIISYHDFKKTPSFKEILGVVEKEKEIGDIAKFAVMPHNKKDTLTVLKVLSEVQNTIGIAMGDIGRYTRIVAPIFGSPITFASIDTESAPGQLDIITTKNILRNLAVID, encoded by the coding sequence ATGTTTAAAAAACCGATGATTTGCGCCCCCATAATTGAAAAGGAATCAGAATCTGTATTAAAATCTGCAAAAAAAGCCATCAGTTTAGGTGCAGATATATTGGAGTTTAGGATAGATGCAATTGAAAATCCAGATATAGATGAGATTACGCAGTTGATTAAAGAAATAAATTATCCTTTAATTGCTACAAATAGAATACCAAATGAAGGCGGGTTTTTTAAGGGTTCTGAAGAAGATAGAACTTCTATTTTAAAAGAAGCTGCTAAATATGCAGATATAGTGGACATAGAACTATGTACAGATGAAGATTTGAGATCGAAAGTTATAAAAGCTTCAAAATCCACAATAATATCATACCATGATTTCAAAAAAACTCCTTCATTTAAAGAGATTTTGGGCGTGGTGGAAAAAGAAAAAGAAATTGGGGATATAGCAAAATTTGCTGTAATGCCTCACAATAAAAAAGACACTTTAACCGTCCTTAAGGTACTATCTGAAGTTCAAAACACAATTGGAATTGCTATGGGAGATATTGGTAGATACACACGTATTGTGGCTCCAATTTTTGGATCTCCTATCACTTTTGCATCTATTGACACAGAATCAGCGCCGGGACAATTAGATATTATTACAACAAAAAATATTTTAAGGAATTTAGCGGTGATAGATTGA
- a CDS encoding S24/S26 family peptidase, whose product MKSKSGLIIGILIIGVIAASVFYSTYEANSLGVNIKTNGTIDTTTVSFTSSPFNSPSAQMEGEVKNKILEDIDNYNSTVDSIKSDINTIARKYNYTTKVTLESQFGADQLSMPASVSGTSMVPTLQDGQNIMVLKTKDFKVDDIVVAYHPQYNLIVKRLKKIEGDRVYLMSDNRKVETYTTQKNLGNGVVEIDTIKKTPLDTWLPKQNVIGVVKVY is encoded by the coding sequence TTGAAATCAAAATCCGGGTTAATAATAGGAATACTTATAATAGGAGTTATAGCAGCGTCTGTATTTTATTCAACTTACGAAGCTAACAGTTTAGGCGTTAACATTAAAACTAACGGCACAATAGATACCACAACAGTTTCATTTACGTCATCTCCATTTAACAGCCCATCGGCACAGATGGAAGGTGAAGTAAAGAACAAAATTCTGGAAGATATAGACAATTACAATAGTACCGTAGATAGTATAAAGAGTGATATTAACACAATTGCAAGAAAGTATAATTACACCACAAAGGTTACTCTTGAGTCTCAATTTGGAGCTGATCAGTTATCCATGCCTGCTTCAGTAAGTGGAACTTCCATGGTACCAACACTTCAAGATGGGCAGAACATAATGGTTCTTAAAACAAAAGACTTTAAGGTTGACGATATTGTAGTAGCATACCACCCCCAATACAATCTAATTGTAAAAAGACTAAAAAAAATTGAAGGGGACAGAGTATACTTGATGAGTGATAACAGAAAAGTGGAAACTTATACCACTCAAAAAAATCTTGGAAACGGAGTGGTAGAAATTGATACCATTAAAAAAACTCCATTAGACACATGGCTTCCTAAACAAAACGTTATTGGTGTAGTAAAAGTCTATTAA
- the sucD gene encoding succinate--CoA ligase subunit alpha, with product MILLNHNTRCIVQGITGKQGSFHTEQMLNYNTKIVAGTSPGKGGQKFGSLNVYNSVEEAKEELDINASIIFIPAPFAKDAAFEAISQLELVIIITEHIPVHDSMEIVEYAKRHNTTVIGPNTPGIISPGVGKLGIMPTHIFDEGNIGIVSRSGTLTYEVAYQITKAGMGQSTCLGIGGDPVVGLDYADVLSRFEDDDGTDAIVMIGEIGGNAEEKAAEFISKNISKPVISYIAGVTAPPGKRMGHAGAIIEGESGTAKSKMNALKDAGVNVASRPSEIVDIIKNKI from the coding sequence ATGATACTTCTTAACCATAATACAAGATGCATAGTGCAGGGAATAACAGGAAAGCAGGGATCTTTCCACACAGAGCAAATGCTCAATTATAACACAAAAATAGTTGCAGGAACTTCTCCAGGAAAAGGAGGGCAGAAATTCGGCTCTTTAAATGTTTATAACTCTGTAGAAGAAGCTAAAGAAGAATTAGATATCAATGCATCAATAATTTTTATCCCGGCACCATTTGCAAAGGATGCGGCATTTGAAGCAATATCACAGCTCGAACTTGTAATCATAATCACAGAACATATTCCGGTCCATGACTCCATGGAAATAGTAGAATATGCAAAAAGACATAATACAACAGTAATAGGCCCAAATACGCCAGGAATAATTTCTCCAGGTGTTGGAAAGCTGGGTATAATGCCTACGCACATATTTGATGAAGGAAACATTGGAATCGTGTCAAGAAGTGGAACACTCACCTATGAAGTTGCATATCAAATAACAAAAGCAGGAATGGGTCAAAGCACATGTTTAGGTATTGGGGGCGATCCCGTTGTGGGATTAGATTATGCAGATGTGCTTTCAAGGTTTGAAGATGATGATGGAACTGATGCAATAGTAATGATCGGTGAAATTGGTGGAAATGCAGAAGAAAAAGCTGCAGAATTCATATCTAAAAATATATCAAAACCAGTTATATCCTACATTGCAGGGGTCACCGCACCTCCCGGCAAACGAATGGGACATGCAGGGGCAATAATTGAAGGAGAAAGCGGAACTGCAAAAAGTAAAATGAATGCACTTAAAGATGCAGGTGTAAATGTAGCAAGCAGGCCCTCTGAAATTGTGGATATCATAAAAAACAAAATATAA